The sequence TCGATGATGCTAGCCCCTATGAAGCAGGTGAAAATCTGGAAACCGATGTGTATGTCGGCTATCGTCACCTGTTCAACGAAGAAGTGTACTTATCTGTCACCCTGTATCAATACCTTATTCAGGGCTCAAACTCAGCAGACATCAGCCTGGACTTTACCGAACTCATGTTTGACCTGTACACCCCCTACGGACAATTCTCTTTTAGCCATACCTTAAATGATATCTTAGGAGACTTAAGTGTCGATAAAGCTTATCGAGTGGAATACAACAAGTCGCAATCACTGTGGGAGTCAGGCCTTAGTCTTGATATGCAACTAGGCTGGTGGAATACGAAAGATGCCCTAGGTGACGACTACGTATATTACAACTTAGGTTTGAGCTACCCCATTGGTCCGGTAACAGCTTGCTTTACCTACAATGGTACGGATAACGCAGGGCAAGACCTGTTTGGGCATATCGCCGATCCCACCTTTTTCGCCAAAGCCACCTGGACGTTTTAGTCCTAACACCTAGTCCCTCAAGTTATAAGCTTACAGAGCCAAATAGCCACCATCGACATTGTAATAAGCCCCGTTGATAAAAGTCGCTCTGTCGCTCGCCAGAAATACCACGAGTTCACTTATCTCACTTGGCAGACCAATACGTCCGATAGGATGCGCCGCTAAAATCGCTTCGACTTTATCTTCATCGACCTCAGACACCATAGGTGTAGCAATCACGCCGGGGGCAACCATATTGATACGGATCCCCGCCGATGCGTAATCGATGGCATAGGCCTTAGTTAGTCCAACAACAGCATGTTTCGAAGTGATGTAAGGTGCCGAGTTAGCCATAGCAATCTTACCCGCTACCGATGCAGTGTTGATAATTGCCGGACTCTTGTGGCCCGATGATTGAAAGAACTTAATCTGAGCATTCATAGCAAGGGCTACACCACGAACATTAACATTCATCACTTTATCGAATGATTCCATGGTTTGTTCGGCACCAGGAGTTTCTGTATCACCTATGATTCCTGCATTATTGAAACAGATATCAAGACCACCAAAAGATGAAACAGCCAACTCAATCAACTTATTATGGTCATCTTTAACCGTGACATCGACCAAGTGAAACACTAAGCGCTCATCTTTTTCTACTAACTCAGATAGT is a genomic window of Shewanella psychrophila containing:
- a CDS encoding TorF family putative porin translates to MNYLLDTWKSATQDSLIIVTKALHLLPYLLLLFTLPSLADGSYYGHASVTTDHRAYGVSLTQTDPAVQVLAGYDVGNGFYLGTFVSTFNFIDDASPYEAGENLETDVYVGYRHLFNEEVYLSVTLYQYLIQGSNSADISLDFTELMFDLYTPYGQFSFSHTLNDILGDLSVDKAYRVEYNKSQSLWESGLSLDMQLGWWNTKDALGDDYVYYNLGLSYPIGPVTACFTYNGTDNAGQDLFGHIADPTFFAKATWTF
- a CDS encoding SDR family NAD(P)-dependent oxidoreductase, coding for MLLKNKIAIITGAASGIGLETVKLFLEEGANVVAGDIMSSMALSELVEKDERLVFHLVDVTVKDDHNKLIELAVSSFGGLDICFNNAGIIGDTETPGAEQTMESFDKVMNVNVRGVALAMNAQIKFFQSSGHKSPAIINTASVAGKIAMANSAPYITSKHAVVGLTKAYAIDYASAGIRINMVAPGVIATPMVSEVDEDKVEAILAAHPIGRIGLPSEISELVVFLASDRATFINGAYYNVDGGYLAL